From Cataglyphis hispanica isolate Lineage 1 chromosome 3, ULB_Chis1_1.0, whole genome shotgun sequence, a single genomic window includes:
- the LOC126859517 gene encoding LOW QUALITY PROTEIN: eukaryotic translation initiation factor 5B (The sequence of the model RefSeq protein was modified relative to this genomic sequence to represent the inferred CDS: inserted 2 bases in 1 codon): MQESQPKKGKKGRRKRNDSDEDIQQVLAELALEYSGEKPNNDNKIENNLESNEQKIDDEDKKKKGKKDKKKEKTEKEYIKDEAVARQDEIAAAHTTETMNREAINKAVPSNNMALLDDTDVDIEVSTVKTAAQKKKEKKEREKQKKLAQKKIEVTKETNKQAENGETVNTFDEKKNDKMVSEKKQDTVEADGDIVELEDDSKKKKKKVKEGTKEKGKGPGKKTIAAMQEALRKLKEEEXRLKREEEERIRQEELREQARQEQLRLEQERKEKKKLKEKQRKERLKAEGKFLTTKQKQDRARAQAMIEALKAQGMDLPDVGEKKPRPGTRIRPNKIKQQGSIEKKEEEKIETPAAQVQVEIVDEPIKEMKEEKKEEDDVKDSWDADTTEDEQEDEDKSDNNLKIIETAEEAVQKVSTIADMEKKESSESEIESESGSESESEEDSEQNSEVEDRVPDAAHKKERARERIQNRRIEAEKKKSLDNLRAAVVCVLGHVDTGKTKILDKLRRTNVQDGEAGGITQQIGATNVPIEAIQDSTKHVKGFADKKFKIPGLLIIDTPGHESFSNLRSRGSSLCDIAILVVDIMHGLEPQTIESINLLKAKKCPFVVALNKIDRLYDWQTMSRKDVQDIVKNQAPNTQREFEKRSKDVIVQFAEQGLNAALYYENPDPRNYVSLVPTSAITGEGMGNLLALIIDACQGPLAKRLMYSEELQATVLEVKALPGLGTTIDCILVNGMLKEGDTVIIAGTDGPIVTQIRSLLMPQPLKELRVKSAYIEHREVKAAQGVKIAAKDLEKAIAGLNLQVAQKPDEVDVLKEEIAKELSSALGNIRLAERGVYVQASTLGALEALLDFLKSSKIPYSGIRIGPVVKKDVMKASIMLEHDSQYATILAFDVKIERDAQELADSQGVKIFQADIIYHLFDKFTNYREELKQRKRDENKHIAVFPCKLKILPQYIFNSRDPIVMGVMVEAGIVKEGTPLCVPSKDFVDLGMVTSIEYNHKSVESARKGQEVCIKIEPVPGEAPKMFGRHFEAKDFLVSKISRQSIDACKEYFRDDLLKTDWQLMVELKKLFQIL, from the exons ATGCAGGAATCTCAGCCGAAAAAGGGCAAAAAAG GTAGGAGAAAGCGTAATGATAGTGACGAAGACATTCAACAAGTATTGGCAGAGTTGGCGCTGGAATATTCTGGAGAGAAACcaaataatgacaataaaattgaaaacaatttgGAATCAAATGAACAAAAGATTGATgatgaagataaaaagaaaaaagggaaaaaggataaaaaaaaggaaaagactgaaaaagaatacattaaaGATGAAGCTG TCGCCCGCCAAGACGAGATAGCCGCTGCACATACAACCGAAACAATGAATAGAGAAGCGATAAATAAGGCAGTGCCTTCCAATAATATGGCACTATTAGATGATACTGATGTGGATATTGAAGTTAGTACTGTAAAAACAGCAgcacaaaagaaaaaggagaagaaggaaagggagaagcaaaagaaattggctcaaaaaaaaata gAAGTCACTAAGGAAACTAACAAGCAGGCAGAGAATGGTGAAACAGTCAATACCtttgatgagaaaaaaaatgataaaatggtATCAGAAAAGAAACAGGACACTGTGGAAGCTGATGGCGATATTGTTGAACTTGAAGATGattcaaagaagaaaaagaaaaaagttaagGAAGGAACTAAAGAAAAAG GCAAAGGTCCTGGAAAGAAAACTATTGCTGCTATGCAGGAGGCTTTAAGGAAATtaaaagaggagga gagattAAAACGCGAGGAAGAAGAAAGGATACGGCAAGAGGAATTACGGGAGCAAGCAAGGCAGGAACAATTGCGTCTTGAACAAGAGcgtaaagaaaagaagaaattgaaagaaaaacaacGGAAAGAGAGGCTGAAAGCAGAAGGAAAGTTTTTGACAACAAAACAAAAGCAAGACAGAGCTAGAGCACAAGCGATGATTGAAGCGCTTAAAGCTCAGGGTATGGACTTGCCAGATGTAGGAGAAAAAAAGCCTAGACCAg GAACTCGAATTAGGccaaacaaaattaaacaacaaggtagtatagagaaaaaagaggaagaaaaaattgagacACCAGCGGCTCAAGTACAAGTAGAAATTGTAGATGAAccgataaaagaaatgaaggaggagaaaaaagaagaagatgaTGTCAAGGATTCATGGGATGCTGACACCACTGAAGATGAACAGGAAGATGAag ataaatcgGACAATAATCTCAAGATAATCGAAACAGCAGAAGAAGCTGTTCAAAAAGTGTCTACTATTGCTGACATGGAAAAGAAAGAGTCTTCCGAAAGTGAAATAGAAAGCGAAAGTGGGAGTGAATCTGAATCTGAAGAAGATAGTGAACAAAATAGTGAGGTGGAGGATAGAGTGCCAGATGCTGCACATAAAAAGGAACGTGCCAGAGAACGAATTCAGAATCGTCGTATAGAAGCTGAAAAGAAGAAATCTTTAGATAATCTGAGAGCTGCCGTAGTTTGCGTTTTAGGGCATGTAGATACTGGCAAAACCAAAATCCTGGATAAACTCAGGAGAACGAATGTGCAAGATGGAGAAGCTGGTGGTATAACTCAACAAATTGGTGCTACTAATGTACCAATTGAAGCTATCCAGGATTCGACAAAGCATGTAAAAGGC TTTGCTgacaagaaatttaaaattcctgGTCTCTTGATCATAGATACACCTGGTCACGAATCATTTAGTAATCTCAGGAGCAGAGGATCTTCTCTTTGCGATATAGCAATTTTAGTTGTAGATATTATGCATGGATTGGAACCACAAACTATAGAAAGCATCAATTTATTGAAAGCAAAGAAATGTCCTTTTGTTGTTGcccttaataaaattgatag GTTATACGATTGGCAAACTATGAGCCGTAAAGATGTTCAAGATATAGTGAAGAATCAAGCACCTAATACTCAGCGAGAATTCGAAAAGCGGTCAAAAGATGTAATTGTGCAATTTGCTGAACAAGGTCTCAATGCGGCATTGTATTATGAGAATCCAGATCCTAGGAATTATGTATCTTTAGTTCCTACCAGTGCTATAACAG GCGAAGGCATGGGTAATCTATTGGCGTTAATAATTGATGCCTGTCAGGGTCCTCTGGCTAAGAGATTGATGTACAGTGAAGAACTTCAGGCTACTGTATTAGAAGTCAAAGCATTGCCGGGACTCGGCACTACGATAGACTGTATTCTAGTCAATGGAATGTTAAAAGAAGGCGATACAGTCATTATCGCTGGTACGGATGGACCTATCGTAACGCAAATTCGCTCGCTTCTTATGCCGCAACCGTTAAAAGAATTAAGAGTGAAG AGTGCATACATCGAACATCGCGAAGTCAAAGCAGCTCAAGGAGTGAAAATTGCCGCAAAGGACTTGGAGAAAGCCATTGCTG GATTGAATTTACAAGTTGCACAAAAACCAGATGAAGTGGAtgttttaaaagaagaaatagcaAAGGAGTTATCTAGTGCTCTTGGAAATATACGATTAGCCGAACGAGGAGTTTACGTTCAAGCATCAACTTTAGGAGCTCTTGAAGCTTTGCTAGACTTTTTGAAGAGCAGTAAAATACCG TATTCCGGAATTCGTATCGGACCGGTCGTCAAGAAAGATGTCATGAAAGCTTCTATCATGCTGGAACACGATAGCCA ATACGCCACGATTCTCGCATTTGATGTGAAAATCGAGAGAGACGCGCAAGAACTGGCAGACTCGCAGGGCGTGAAGATCTTCCAGGcggatattatttatcacttGTTTGATAAATTCACCAACTACAGGGAAGAACTGAAGCAACGTAAACGGGACGAGAATAAGCACATCGCCGTATTCCCGTGCAAGCTAAAGATTCTGCcgcag TACATATTCAACTCGAGGGATCCGATCGTGATGGGCGTGATGGTCGAGGCTGGAATCGTCAAGGAAGGAACGCCACTCTGCGTCCCGAGCAAAGAC